DNA sequence from the Capsicum annuum cultivar UCD-10X-F1 unplaced genomic scaffold, UCD10Xv1.1 ctg78708, whole genome shotgun sequence genome:
TTCAAAAATTCACTGACAACGAATTTGATCTTTGTGATACATCACATTTATCGAATTTAAATGTtgattcttcaagggacatagtgcaACATCAAAGAGTGGGAGAATTTGGTAGACACTCAAATGATATAAGTAATTTGAATACACAATGTGGTGGTTGGGTTGATATGCAGTATGATAACTCTGATGGAAATGTGCATAATTTTGATATTGGGGGATCTAGCAATGCTCATATGTACATTGAAAATTTGAATTCTAATCATCAGCAACATTCTTTTCCCCCGGAGTCAATCGATGAGTAAAtataaaaacttttaaaattaaattaatttataactTATACTAATTATGTTTAACTTTTTTTCTGTTTTATAGATGTAATGGTTTTGAAGGTACACTGACTCGGTTTACACAAATTGTGGAAAATAATGATGATGTAGCTGATAATGGAGTGTGTGGATCAGACAGTGATGAACCTTCAGAACATGAATCAATGGATGATGTTGAAACGTCTGATGATGATAATATCATTGGAGAAGATGCAGCTCTGGTTGCTCGTAGTGTTAGTCATCCATCAATAGAAATTCCGTATTTGGATGATACCGAAGAAAGCACAGAAGATTTTGTGTACACATGTGATGATAGTTTCAATCAAGCTGCTCTTTggaatttaaagaatttggaatTCATTCAAACAGGTTAGATTTTTGCTAActacaatttttaaaataattaattttatttttttatcgaCTAATACTTATTTGAATCTATATGAAATTAGGTATGTTATTCACAAATAAGAAACAAATGAAAGCTGCTGTGAGAATGTATAGTCTTAAAAAAAGAAAGGAGTATATTTGTGATAGATCCAAAAGTAAGAGCTGGAGGGTTATGTGCAAGCGTCACATGTTGGGATGCGAATGGATAATTCGCTTTCAAGAGATTTCAGGTGGTATGTGGAAAACAGGAAAAATGATACAACCATATACTTGTCTGACTGATAACTACAAGGAAGATCATTTCAATCTAAACAACAATATGATTGTTGTTACGTTGGTACCACATATTATGCAGAGCCCGAATATTAGTATTAAGACGGTTCGAGAAGTCATCAAGTTAAAGCATTACCTCGCTACATGACTGCACTACAATATTTCAATCCCGATACTGTTGTTGAATGGGAGCACTATTCTTTAACAATGCAGGGtgagaaaatatttaaatttttattttggacttttaAACTGAGCATTGATGGTTTGAAATACTGCAGGCCCGTCATTTCAATAGACGGTACCCATCTTTATGGTTTGTACGATTTGAAACTATTAATTGTTGTTGGGATTGATGCTAATGGTAATATTCTTCCGTTTGCATATGCTCTTATTGCACGTGAAAGTTTTGAATCATGATCATGGTTTCTTAAGTTATTATGGAGGCATGTTATCGGTGAGAGAAAAAATTGGTCTCATTTCTGACCGTCATAAAGGAATATTACAATGTGTTCAGTCTTATGATTGGTTGAATCCACCAAACACTTTTCATAGATTTTGTGTTCGACACTTGAAAgccaattttaataaaaaaaaattgaatagagAGATCGAGAACTTAATGTGGTCGGCTGCCATGGAGCATCAAGAAAGGAAATTTTTTCAAAGAATGGAACAAATTAAGATATTGTCCCCTGCAGCATATATGTGGTTAGATAAATTTTCGCTAGATAAATGGACAATGTATAAGGATGATGGTCGTAGATGGGGTGCCACGACGACAAATGTATCCGAGTCATATAATGATTTGTTGAAGAAAGCTCGGGGGCTTCCCGTGACTGCTATGCTTCGCATGACTTTTAAAGCTTTTGTTGACCGTTTTGTGGAACGAAGCAATCTTGTTGATGCTTTATTACGAAATAATAAGTCATGGCCTCCTGCCGTTGAAAACAAATTCTTAGATTATTGGGAGAGAGCGCAATCGCACACTGACATAATGACTTATCAAACTGGTGATGGGGTATTTGAGATTCTTAATTTTGCACATGATGGTAAGGGTGG
Encoded proteins:
- the LOC124894963 gene encoding uncharacterized protein LOC124894963, which codes for MWSAAMEHQERKFFQRMEQIKILSPAAYMWLDKFSLDKWTMYKDDGRRWGATTTNVSESYNDLLKKARGLPVTAMLRMTFKAFVDRFVERSNLVDALLRNNKSWPPAVENKFLDYWERAQSHTDIMTYQTGDGVFEILNFAHDGKGGNVHTVNAKKKICSCEKWKNYHMPCSHCIKFGDIRGIEPNTYVSKYYSTKLYKQTYSGKFYPMGNERYWPPAPFALVANVEHMRTSGVEERTRLKNDMDISPARMARKCSICKETGHTKARCPGRA